One genomic region from Blastococcus sp. Marseille-P5729 encodes:
- the eccCa gene encoding type VII secretion protein EccCa, with protein sequence MSTEIVRRQPRRDAPDLPTGEINLDPPPELPKSTGRGFGQMLMVLPMLAGAGAMALMYSSHGSGGAFRLVLGGLFGLSALGMLAVGFVQGGQGPSKTERAAQRRAYMRHLASQRALVRSNIAAQRRGMHYRHPDPDMLWITAESHRLWERRREHADFGIIRLGLGPQGIATPIITPETRPLDELEPLCSGALRRFVRTYSIVDELPVALSIGGFSRVHLTGDVEACRSLARAMIAQLAVHHSPDDLAIALCVGEGQRESWEWAKWLPHAFHPSRTDALGSARMIADSIRGLEALTDDLLADRPRFNPYALSEQLSNASIVVIIDGGDTDGSSYLLSEVGLEGVMVLDLTLAPPRLLDGATLVLNVDAGGVLTSRTKDVESDLGTADRLSLVEAEALARQLAPRRVSVGAGDGEKAMTRATGLSDLLGIDDPFQYDAATGWRARPAREQLRVPIGVGPDGVPIELDLKESALDGMGPHGLVIGATGSGKSELLRTLVLALAVTHDPESLNFVLVDFKGGATFTRLDRIPHTSAVITNLADELSLVDRMTDAINGEVLRRQEVLRAAGNFSSRADYEKARLAGAALEPMPSLLLVCDEFSELLAAKPEFIDMFVQIGRVGRSLGIHLLLASQRLEEGRLRGLDTHLSYRIGLRTNSAMESRVVIGSADAFELPRAPGHGYVKYGTDPLMRFRAAYVSGMYRSQRHAGARPGPVALTMLEYRADYVAPIEPAEEVDVEPAEDDGGDSLLDILIRRLGGRGVPARVIWLPPLTDPIPLGELLGRVRPVTGRGLSVTDEAAHGALRARVAMVDRPLEQRRDPLELDLTGGGGNVAVAGGPQSGKSTFLRTFVLSLALTHTPREVQFYCLDFGGGALAALRRLPHVGSVAARADEQLVRRTIAELRELLARREQRFAADGIDGMATYRRQRAGGAHREDAHGDVFLIVDGWHTLRTEFEGLDAVITDLAARGLSYGIHVVVAATRWMDVRQNLRDVIGTKLELRLGDPSDSVIGRRQAISVPDRSPGRGLTPSAQHLLVTLPRIDGRGEVEDLTDALDRLVESIASAWDGRAAPQVRLLPLELPSAQLALPAHPLLPIGISEDSLRPVYFDPRADSHLVVYGDGESGKTAFLRAFAHRVTEQFTARQAKLIIIDYRRTLLGEIDSEQLLAFGSTDEIAAGLVNEVCNVMRSRLPGTDVTPEQLRARDWWKGPDLYLMVDDYDLVATATSNPLAPLAEFLAQARDIGLHLIVTRRSGGAARASYDPLLGRLRELAAPGIVMSGSKDEGALVGNVKPQPLPPGRGWYHTRKSGAKLVQLEWRPLRETGASGAVT encoded by the coding sequence GTGAGCACGGAGATAGTACGCCGGCAACCGCGCCGGGACGCCCCTGATCTGCCGACCGGCGAGATCAACCTCGATCCGCCTCCTGAGCTGCCGAAATCCACCGGTCGCGGATTCGGCCAGATGCTGATGGTGCTGCCGATGCTCGCGGGCGCCGGGGCGATGGCACTCATGTACAGCTCCCACGGCAGCGGCGGAGCCTTCCGGCTCGTGCTCGGCGGATTGTTCGGGCTGTCCGCGCTCGGCATGCTCGCCGTGGGCTTCGTCCAGGGCGGGCAGGGCCCATCGAAGACGGAGCGGGCCGCCCAACGACGCGCCTACATGCGTCATCTCGCCTCTCAACGGGCCTTGGTGAGGAGCAACATCGCGGCGCAACGACGTGGCATGCACTATCGCCACCCCGATCCGGACATGCTCTGGATCACCGCGGAGAGCCATCGGCTGTGGGAACGACGCCGAGAGCACGCCGACTTCGGGATCATCCGGCTCGGGCTGGGCCCCCAGGGCATCGCCACGCCGATCATCACGCCCGAGACCCGTCCGCTGGACGAGCTCGAACCGCTGTGCTCGGGTGCGCTCCGGCGGTTCGTGCGCACCTACTCGATCGTCGACGAGCTACCGGTCGCGCTGTCGATCGGCGGTTTCAGCAGGGTGCACCTCACCGGCGACGTCGAGGCCTGCCGCTCGCTGGCGAGGGCGATGATCGCCCAGCTCGCCGTTCATCACTCGCCGGACGATCTGGCGATCGCCTTGTGTGTCGGCGAAGGCCAGCGCGAAAGCTGGGAATGGGCCAAGTGGCTGCCGCACGCCTTCCACCCCTCCCGCACCGACGCCCTCGGCAGCGCCCGGATGATCGCCGACTCCATCCGGGGTCTCGAGGCACTGACCGACGACCTGCTCGCCGACCGGCCCAGGTTCAACCCCTATGCGCTGAGCGAGCAGCTCAGCAACGCCAGCATCGTGGTGATCATCGACGGCGGCGACACGGACGGATCGAGCTACCTGCTCTCGGAGGTAGGGCTCGAGGGAGTGATGGTGCTGGACCTGACGCTGGCCCCGCCGCGGCTGCTCGACGGCGCCACCCTGGTGCTGAACGTGGACGCGGGCGGCGTGCTCACCAGCCGGACCAAGGACGTCGAGTCCGACCTCGGCACCGCTGACCGGCTCTCGCTGGTCGAGGCCGAGGCGCTCGCGCGCCAGCTCGCGCCGCGTCGTGTCTCGGTAGGCGCCGGCGATGGCGAGAAGGCGATGACCCGGGCCACTGGCCTGTCGGACCTCCTAGGCATCGATGACCCCTTCCAGTACGACGCGGCGACCGGCTGGCGTGCCCGCCCGGCGCGTGAGCAACTCCGAGTCCCGATCGGGGTCGGCCCGGACGGCGTCCCGATCGAGCTCGACCTGAAGGAGTCGGCACTCGACGGGATGGGGCCGCACGGCTTGGTGATCGGCGCGACCGGCTCCGGCAAGTCCGAGCTGTTGCGGACCCTGGTGCTGGCGCTCGCCGTCACGCACGATCCGGAGTCGCTGAACTTCGTGCTGGTCGACTTCAAGGGCGGCGCGACGTTCACCCGCCTCGACCGGATCCCGCACACCAGCGCGGTCATCACGAACCTCGCCGACGAGCTGTCGCTGGTCGACCGCATGACGGACGCGATCAACGGCGAGGTGCTGCGGCGGCAGGAGGTACTGCGGGCGGCCGGGAACTTCTCCTCCCGCGCGGACTACGAGAAGGCTCGGTTGGCCGGCGCCGCGCTGGAGCCGATGCCGAGCCTGCTGCTGGTGTGCGACGAGTTCAGCGAGCTGCTCGCGGCAAAGCCTGAGTTCATCGACATGTTCGTCCAGATCGGTCGGGTGGGCCGGTCACTCGGCATCCACCTGCTGCTGGCCTCCCAGCGTCTCGAGGAGGGACGGCTGCGCGGGCTGGACACCCACCTGTCCTACCGCATCGGCCTGCGGACCAACTCGGCCATGGAGAGCCGGGTCGTGATCGGCAGTGCGGACGCGTTCGAGCTTCCCCGGGCGCCTGGCCACGGCTACGTCAAGTACGGCACCGATCCGCTGATGCGCTTCCGGGCGGCGTACGTCTCGGGGATGTACCGCAGCCAGCGGCACGCCGGCGCCAGGCCGGGACCGGTGGCGCTCACGATGCTCGAGTACCGCGCCGACTACGTCGCGCCGATCGAACCGGCGGAAGAGGTCGACGTCGAGCCCGCCGAGGACGACGGCGGCGACAGCCTGCTGGACATCCTCATCCGCCGCCTCGGCGGCCGCGGCGTCCCGGCTCGCGTCATCTGGCTGCCGCCGCTGACCGATCCGATCCCGTTGGGGGAGCTGCTCGGGCGCGTCCGTCCCGTCACCGGGCGCGGCCTGTCGGTCACCGACGAGGCAGCGCATGGCGCGCTCCGAGCGCGGGTCGCGATGGTCGACCGGCCGCTCGAGCAGCGCCGTGATCCCCTGGAGCTCGACCTGACCGGCGGAGGAGGCAATGTCGCCGTCGCCGGCGGGCCGCAGAGCGGGAAGTCCACCTTCCTCCGGACCTTCGTGCTCAGCCTCGCGCTGACCCACACCCCCCGCGAGGTCCAGTTCTACTGCCTCGACTTCGGGGGCGGCGCGCTCGCGGCGCTACGCCGGCTACCGCACGTCGGATCGGTGGCGGCCCGAGCCGACGAACAGCTGGTACGCCGGACCATCGCCGAGCTTCGAGAGCTGCTCGCTCGACGCGAGCAGCGGTTCGCCGCCGACGGCATCGACGGCATGGCCACCTACCGGCGGCAGCGGGCCGGCGGCGCGCACCGGGAGGATGCCCACGGCGACGTCTTCTTGATCGTCGATGGCTGGCACACCCTCCGCACGGAGTTCGAAGGGCTCGATGCGGTCATCACCGACCTCGCCGCCCGCGGGCTGTCGTACGGGATCCACGTCGTCGTGGCGGCGACCCGATGGATGGACGTGCGACAGAACCTGCGCGATGTCATCGGCACCAAGCTGGAGCTGCGTCTGGGCGATCCGTCCGACTCGGTCATCGGTCGCCGGCAGGCCATCAGCGTCCCGGATCGCTCTCCGGGGCGCGGTCTCACCCCTTCGGCGCAACATCTGCTCGTGACGTTGCCGCGGATCGACGGTCGTGGCGAGGTCGAAGACCTGACCGATGCTCTCGACCGGCTGGTCGAAAGCATCGCGAGCGCCTGGGACGGCCGGGCCGCTCCGCAGGTGCGTCTGCTGCCGCTTGAACTGCCATCCGCTCAGCTCGCCCTCCCTGCCCATCCGCTGCTGCCGATCGGCATCTCAGAGGACTCGTTGCGACCGGTCTACTTTGATCCCCGCGCAGACTCGCACCTGGTGGTGTACGGCGACGGCGAGAGCGGCAAGACCGCCTTCCTGCGCGCCTTCGCCCACCGCGTCACCGAGCAGTTCACCGCGCGCCAGGCGAAGCTGATCATCATTGACTACCGGCGGACCCTGCTCGGTGAGATCGACTCCGAGCAGCTTCTCGCGTTCGGCTCCACGGACGAGATCGCGGCGGGCCTCGTCAACGAGGTATGCAACGTGATGCGCAGCCGGCTGCCAGGGACCGACGTCACTCCCGAGCAGCTGCGGGCACGCGACTGGTGGAAGGGGCCCGATCTCTACCTCATGGTCGATGACTACGATCTGGTCGCCACCGCGACGTCCAACCCGCTCGCGCCGCTGGCCGAGTTCCTCGCCCAGGCCCGCGACATCGGCCTGCACCTGATCGTCACCCGCCGCAGCGGCGGTGCCGCACGGGCCTCCTACGACCCGCTGCTGGGTAGGCTGCGCGAGCTTGCCGCTCCGGGGATTGTCATGTCGGGGAGCAAGGACGAGGGGGCTCTCGTGGGCAACGTCAAGCCGCAGCCGTTACCGCCCGGACGCGGTTGGTACCACACCCGCAAGAGCGGTGCCAAACTGGTCCAGCTCGAGTGGCGGCCGCTCCGTGAGACGGGCGCGTCAGGAGCCGTCACGTGA
- the eccD gene encoding type VII secretion integral membrane protein EccD has product MTQSLSGGLSKLTIVSPRRRLDVALPADLPVAQLLSLLLRNLGEGLADDGQSHRGWVLRRPAGDLIDPAKSLGAQAVRDGEILHLVPRQQDWEALDYDDVVDSIAFAARRQFAAWGPAATHRAGLAGSGIALALGLWWVLRAGPPWDLPSGFALGVAALLLAGAAGLARAAADSVAATVVAVFGSLYAFVGGMLLLGGERPLTALLPTSYLLGSACLLLASLAGFVIVGQHLQYFTAGITVGLVGVGASLAGRATFVTTFDAAAVTLAVAIGVTPWLPLVAVRVGKLPMPSLPTSTEDLLSDPPQPPITRVRSTVRRADEVLTGLLLATMVVGLAGMWIISSRASLWATILLLLVSAVFLLRARLLRSVRHRLPILITGLAGLGFLAVRLVLSSEERSLALPSLLVLMGACLVGIGITYARARPSPLLGRAADIIEVILVLAVVPVVCVVIGLVAYLRGIYG; this is encoded by the coding sequence GTGACGCAAAGCCTCAGCGGTGGCCTCTCGAAGCTGACGATCGTCTCCCCCCGCCGCCGTTTGGACGTAGCCCTCCCGGCCGATCTACCAGTGGCGCAGCTGCTGTCCCTCCTGCTTCGCAACCTCGGCGAGGGGTTGGCCGACGATGGCCAGTCGCACCGCGGCTGGGTGCTGCGCCGTCCGGCAGGTGACCTGATCGACCCGGCGAAGTCGCTGGGCGCCCAGGCAGTCCGGGACGGCGAGATCTTGCACCTGGTGCCACGACAGCAGGACTGGGAAGCGCTCGACTACGACGACGTCGTCGACAGCATCGCGTTTGCCGCGCGGCGACAGTTCGCCGCGTGGGGACCGGCGGCAACGCATCGCGCCGGGCTCGCGGGATCCGGGATCGCCCTAGCTCTCGGGTTGTGGTGGGTGCTGCGGGCCGGACCGCCTTGGGACCTGCCGTCCGGCTTCGCCCTCGGTGTCGCCGCGCTCCTGCTCGCCGGTGCCGCTGGTCTGGCCCGGGCAGCGGCCGACTCGGTCGCCGCCACGGTCGTGGCGGTGTTCGGCTCGCTGTACGCCTTCGTCGGCGGCATGCTGCTGCTCGGAGGTGAACGGCCGCTCACCGCGCTGCTCCCCACCAGCTACCTGCTGGGCTCGGCGTGCCTGCTCCTGGCCTCTCTCGCGGGGTTCGTCATCGTCGGCCAGCACCTTCAGTACTTCACGGCCGGGATCACCGTCGGCCTCGTCGGTGTCGGCGCCTCGCTCGCCGGCCGCGCCACGTTCGTCACTACCTTCGATGCAGCCGCGGTGACGCTCGCCGTCGCCATCGGGGTGACGCCGTGGCTGCCGCTGGTGGCGGTGCGGGTCGGCAAGCTCCCGATGCCCTCGCTGCCGACCTCTACCGAGGACCTCCTCTCCGATCCGCCCCAGCCACCGATCACCCGGGTGCGATCGACGGTGCGCCGTGCGGACGAGGTGCTCACCGGCCTGCTGCTGGCCACGATGGTCGTCGGGTTGGCAGGCATGTGGATCATCAGCTCGCGGGCAAGCCTGTGGGCAACGATCCTCCTGCTGCTGGTCAGCGCGGTGTTCCTCCTGCGCGCTCGGTTGCTGCGAAGCGTCCGCCACCGGTTGCCCATCCTGATCACCGGGCTCGCCGGGCTGGGCTTCCTCGCGGTGCGCCTGGTCCTCTCGTCCGAGGAGCGGTCACTCGCACTGCCGTCGCTGTTGGTTCTCATGGGCGCCTGCCTCGTCGGGATCGGCATCACCTATGCGCGCGCCCGGCCCAGCCCCTTGCTCGGTCGCGCGGCGGACATCATCGAGGTGATCCTGGTGCTCGCCGTCGTACCGGTCGTGTGCGTCGTGATCGGGCTCGTGGCGTACCTACGCGGGATCTACGGCTAG
- the eccB gene encoding type VII secretion protein EccB translates to MATRRDLYQSYQFMVQRVVSGLVLRETDPEQAPLRRLGGAFFGGVMIAVLVLAAAGIIGVFRPGGNEAWKDGKRVIIEEESGARFVWLADDKGDYALHPVPNLVSGALLIGSRESVSVSHQSLKDVPRGATLGIPAAPDALPPASMLLDEDWTLCSTPTLTPSNDTSPATMLMIGEGTGNPLVLDDAAMLVRDVEAGSLHLVWRGRQHPIVNETAVLEAMTMGTQPQVEVGTAWLSALVAGEPIAPLQPAGRGTASSALPDAVVGEIRMVSSAAASQYYLVLADTIQPISSLEAQVTLADETLATSVYGERPVTAIETTAAAAAAAPKTEVPEDPMTDPPSEVPQAATVANPQSSACLGFADGSPEVSVSVDDEPTEPTAAPVTTGRTEGGVVLADQVRVRGGHGAVVRSMISPGATDGALFFVSDQGVKFAVTSDTLDLLGYGAIPPVDMPSALVARIPTGPTLDVTSIAVIP, encoded by the coding sequence ATGGCTACCCGCCGCGATCTCTACCAGTCGTATCAGTTCATGGTGCAGCGGGTCGTCTCCGGCCTGGTGCTGCGCGAGACCGACCCGGAACAGGCCCCACTCCGTCGGCTGGGCGGCGCGTTCTTCGGCGGCGTCATGATCGCCGTCCTGGTACTGGCCGCAGCGGGGATCATCGGGGTCTTCCGGCCAGGCGGGAACGAGGCGTGGAAAGACGGCAAGCGGGTCATCATCGAGGAGGAGTCCGGGGCGCGGTTCGTGTGGCTGGCTGACGACAAGGGCGACTACGCGCTGCATCCGGTGCCCAACCTGGTCAGCGGCGCCCTGCTGATCGGCTCACGAGAGTCGGTCTCGGTATCGCACCAGTCACTCAAGGACGTCCCGCGGGGGGCGACGCTCGGCATCCCCGCGGCACCCGACGCGCTGCCACCGGCCTCGATGCTGCTGGACGAGGACTGGACGCTGTGCTCGACCCCGACGCTCACGCCCAGCAACGACACCTCCCCGGCCACGATGCTCATGATCGGGGAGGGCACCGGCAACCCGCTCGTGCTGGACGACGCCGCCATGCTCGTGCGCGATGTGGAGGCCGGCAGCCTGCATCTGGTGTGGCGCGGCCGACAGCACCCGATCGTCAACGAGACCGCCGTGCTGGAGGCCATGACCATGGGAACCCAGCCCCAGGTCGAGGTCGGCACAGCATGGCTGTCCGCACTGGTTGCCGGCGAGCCGATCGCCCCCCTGCAGCCGGCCGGACGCGGCACCGCGTCGAGCGCGCTGCCGGACGCGGTCGTCGGAGAGATCCGGATGGTCAGCTCCGCCGCGGCGTCGCAGTACTACCTGGTGCTCGCCGACACCATCCAGCCGATCAGCAGTCTCGAGGCCCAGGTGACGCTGGCCGACGAGACACTGGCCACCAGCGTGTACGGCGAGCGCCCCGTGACCGCGATCGAGACCACCGCCGCCGCGGCGGCGGCCGCGCCCAAGACCGAGGTGCCGGAGGATCCGATGACCGATCCGCCGAGCGAAGTACCGCAGGCGGCGACGGTAGCCAATCCGCAAAGCTCGGCCTGCCTCGGGTTCGCGGACGGCAGCCCGGAGGTCAGCGTGTCGGTCGACGACGAGCCGACCGAGCCGACGGCGGCGCCCGTGACCACCGGCCGCACCGAGGGCGGGGTTGTGCTCGCCGACCAGGTGCGGGTACGGGGCGGCCATGGAGCCGTCGTCCGTTCGATGATCTCCCCCGGGGCCACGGACGGCGCCCTGTTCTTCGTGAGCGACCAGGGCGTGAAGTTCGCGGTCACCAGCGACACCTTGGACCTGCTCGGTTACGGCGCGATACCGCCCGTCGACATGCCCAGCGCGCTGGTCGCGCGGATCCCTACGGGTCCCACCTTGGACGTGACCTCGATCGCGGTGATCCCGTAG
- a CDS encoding WXG100 family type VII secretion target, whose amino-acid sequence MSQIKATGDQINAFAQQAKAAGDDIYAQYEALVQALSPDASGFKGKHAAALESTRLIVREQAGKVRDSLSMLGDQLIKVSAGYEGSDAESATKIQSADSDFMGVASGLRL is encoded by the coding sequence ATGAGCCAGATCAAGGCCACCGGCGACCAGATCAACGCCTTCGCGCAGCAGGCGAAGGCCGCCGGTGACGACATCTACGCCCAGTACGAAGCGCTCGTCCAGGCGCTTTCGCCTGATGCCAGCGGCTTCAAGGGCAAGCATGCCGCCGCGCTCGAGAGCACTCGTTTGATCGTGCGCGAGCAGGCCGGCAAGGTCCGTGACTCGCTCTCGATGCTCGGCGACCAGCTGATCAAGGTCAGCGCCGGGTACGAGGGCAGCGATGCCGAGTCCGCAACGAAGATCCAGTCGGCCGACAGCGACTTCATGGGCGTCGCCAGCGGCCTCCGCCTCTGA
- a CDS encoding WXG100 family type VII secretion target produces MQDYVVDWGVQETMKAKIMDTESKSMDLLQKVQSKAEELLAAWASPTASGVYHDRQLEWNAAMGKIHQALNTFSTNMGIAAKTAEDTESANAKALGA; encoded by the coding sequence ATGCAGGACTACGTCGTCGACTGGGGCGTCCAAGAAACGATGAAGGCCAAGATCATGGACACCGAGAGCAAGTCGATGGACCTCCTCCAGAAGGTGCAGTCCAAGGCTGAAGAGCTGCTGGCGGCCTGGGCCTCGCCCACCGCCAGCGGTGTGTACCACGATCGGCAGCTGGAGTGGAACGCGGCGATGGGCAAGATCCACCAGGCGCTGAACACTTTCTCGACCAACATGGGCATCGCGGCGAAGACCGCCGAGGACACCGAGAGCGCCAACGCGAAGGCGCTGGGCGCCTAG
- a CDS encoding S8 family serine peptidase: MGACWTRRVTVGGALALASTLGITHTGFAAPAATSSAESPAPSAEVPETDGSATGAPQTAEQGSADPSTPQGTDSSSSAPAPSTTTQPAPACTETAPPAQQVASPGWPELMYDAPIRLWPFSTGSGVMVAVLSTGTADHPQLTDVRPGYDVVRGTSGATNDCTGEGTGYASIVAAEKRDGVGFHGLARDAVIDPIRVGASSATEASDGITAARLAAGILRAIADGAGVILIPHAVLGYDQALADAVAAAIDAGIVVVAAAGDLHPQQTPDRPTPDQMTPFPASLDGVIGVGAADPGGTRVPGSQVGPYVDLLAPGQDVLVATNSGHTYVTGTGAASAYVAASAALLLSQGTVGAGTDGRVFVDAVAAQIIGTAAPASGPLGRPAYGAGLLDPYRMLTEQLSHGPAGQTPGFTSQAVDPLAQAQAARDADDSARGLWMAWMVIAAAGAIGAVAWFVARAGRTGFRTLRDRPLAPAKEPHLVYVPGDRLFEVSVQEHLQQRRSRRPE; this comes from the coding sequence GTGGGAGCCTGCTGGACGCGTCGAGTCACGGTCGGCGGCGCGCTGGCACTCGCCTCGACGCTGGGCATCACCCACACCGGGTTCGCTGCGCCGGCCGCCACATCCAGTGCTGAGTCGCCGGCGCCTTCGGCGGAGGTCCCCGAGACCGACGGCTCCGCGACCGGGGCCCCTCAGACCGCGGAGCAGGGCTCCGCCGACCCCTCGACGCCGCAGGGTACTGACTCGTCCTCGTCCGCCCCGGCGCCGTCCACGACGACTCAGCCGGCTCCTGCGTGCACCGAGACCGCCCCGCCAGCGCAACAGGTCGCCTCGCCCGGGTGGCCTGAGCTGATGTACGACGCGCCGATCCGGCTATGGCCGTTCTCGACGGGCTCTGGCGTGATGGTCGCCGTGCTCAGCACCGGGACGGCGGATCATCCGCAGCTGACCGACGTCCGCCCTGGTTATGACGTCGTGCGAGGTACGTCCGGAGCGACCAATGACTGCACCGGTGAGGGGACTGGCTACGCGAGCATCGTCGCCGCGGAGAAGCGCGACGGGGTCGGCTTCCACGGTCTGGCGCGCGATGCGGTGATCGACCCGATCCGGGTCGGCGCCTCGTCGGCCACGGAAGCCTCCGACGGGATCACGGCTGCCCGCCTCGCCGCGGGCATCCTGCGCGCGATCGCTGACGGCGCGGGGGTGATCCTCATTCCCCACGCGGTCCTGGGCTACGACCAGGCCTTGGCGGACGCGGTCGCTGCCGCCATCGACGCGGGGATCGTCGTGGTGGCGGCGGCCGGAGACCTGCACCCGCAGCAGACCCCGGACCGGCCCACCCCCGATCAGATGACGCCGTTCCCGGCATCGCTCGACGGGGTGATCGGCGTCGGGGCTGCCGACCCAGGCGGAACCCGGGTGCCCGGGTCCCAGGTCGGCCCGTACGTCGACCTGCTCGCCCCGGGCCAGGACGTGCTCGTCGCGACCAACTCCGGTCACACCTATGTCACCGGGACCGGTGCGGCCAGCGCTTACGTGGCAGCATCGGCCGCCTTGTTGCTGTCGCAGGGAACCGTTGGTGCAGGCACGGACGGACGGGTGTTCGTCGATGCCGTGGCGGCGCAGATCATCGGCACTGCCGCTCCGGCGTCCGGTCCCTTGGGGCGGCCGGCGTACGGCGCGGGCCTGCTCGATCCCTATCGGATGCTCACCGAGCAGCTCAGTCACGGACCCGCCGGTCAGACGCCCGGGTTCACGTCCCAGGCGGTCGATCCCCTCGCGCAAGCGCAGGCCGCCCGCGACGCAGACGACAGCGCTCGAGGGCTGTGGATGGCCTGGATGGTGATCGCGGCGGCGGGCGCGATCGGCGCCGTCGCGTGGTTCGTCGCCCGGGCCGGCCGAACTGGTTTCCGCACGCTGCGTGACCGCCCGCTCGCACCTGCGAAGGAACCGCATCTGGTCTATGTGCCCGGCGACCGGCTGTTCGAGGTGTCCGTGCAGGAACACCTGCAACAACGCCGATCGCGGCGACCGGAATGA